In Ictalurus punctatus breed USDA103 chromosome 3, Coco_2.0, whole genome shotgun sequence, the following are encoded in one genomic region:
- the LOC128630536 gene encoding uncharacterized protein LOC128630536: MTRQTEHHRYTPPLHTTATHHRYTPPLHSTATLYRYTPPLHTTATLYRYTPPLHSTATLHGYTPPLHTTATLYRYTPPLHTTATHHRHRYTPPLHTTATLYRYTPPLHSTATHHRNTPPLHTTATHHRNTPPLHTTATLYRYTPPLHTTATHHRYTPPLHTTATLYRYTPPLHSTATHHRYTLPLHTTVTHHRYTPPLHTTATHHRYTLPLHTTATLYGYTPPPHTTVTLHRHTPPPHTTATHHRYTPPLHTTATLYRYTPPLHSTVSRLYCYKIGEDSPVVEGAAHC, translated from the exons ATGACTCGTCAGACTGAACACCACCGCTACACACCACCGCTACACACCACCGCTACACACCACCGCTACACACCACCGCTACACTCTACCGCTACACTCTACCGCTACACACCACCGCTACACACCACCGCTACACTCTACCGCTACACACCACCGCTACACTCCACCGCTACACTCCACGGCTACACACCACCGCTACACACCACCGCTACACTCTACCGCTACACACCACCGCTACACACCACCGCTACACACCACCGCCACCGCTACACACCACCGCTACACACCACCGCTACACTCTACCGCTACACACCACCGCTACACTCCACCGCTACACACCACCGCAACACACCACCGCTACACACCACCGCTACACACCACCGCAACACACCACCGCTACACACCACCGCTACACTCTACCGCTACACACCACCGCTACACACCACCGCTACACACCACCGCTACACACCACCGCTACACACCACCGCTACACTCTACCGCTACACACCACCGCTACACTCCACCGCTACACACCACCGCTACACTCTACCGCTACATACCACCGTTACACACCACCGCTACACACCACCGTTACACACCACCGCTACACACCACCGCTACACTCTACCGCTACACACCACCGCTACACTCTACGGCTACACACCACCGCCACACACCACCGTCACACTCCACCGCCACACTCCACCGCCACACACCACCGCCACACACCACCGTTACACACCACCGCTACACACCACCGCTACACTCTACCGCTACACACCACCGCTACACTCTACC GTTTCTCGCCTGTACTGCTATAAAATCGGAGAGGATTCGCCTGTAGTAGAGGGGGCGGCACATTGCTAA